The Virgibacillus sp. MSP4-1 genome has a segment encoding these proteins:
- a CDS encoding helix-turn-helix domain-containing protein translates to MNDFSIRLQEINSLSPRMNQGLQLIMVISGQVTVETNSRYYSLQEKDLLVINRNQLYQVMGNNDNRVLIVSITDQYMNQYYSAYLNSRFECFSKELDMGREKLVNKIRKLLAETLIAYYRKDEGYQIAIQSYISNILLILIRRFKQKAGSLEKVSMNDQRLQQIIHFMEENYHQPITLRSTAEKFYLSPGYLSRYFKQMMNTGFQRFLMEIRLEHAVKDLLYTSKPIGKIAMNNGFPNAKSFTKEFKEEYKETPKAYREKYQKDQVDSVKVYHPADEPKTLHSRDIIRKLQTFLSDESSESLNSTQWRSEELTINASQVSPAKKVVRPKHNLSVGELREVLKEGVRSQLLMVKEDLGLHYVGVRRLIHGSTIIPPVETDEIIATTSPYYNADFALNFLQTHGLSLFVRVDYQEITEDEENYFKELDLFLKHCLNVYGRTFMESWYFMFYESYVTAVSHHEMKRIYQRLYDTLKNRIPSVHVGIFLPFSFKKEWTSNHHSWVLECDVPVDFFGYEANQNEVVDFEELSDEQFALAEDFIKEKTERVKAYLRKYRKEKPLHLVSWNTLSGNTRFTNGTFFRGALVFKNALDIGNKVETLGFWINTEQHEKMGKNRGIRLEGMELYHYFSGKRPAYFALQFLKHLKGNIIAVGEDYVMTKNEWGYQLVLMNCNHVNPYYSTEENILKQLNKELHVTISNLEPGQYQIRKRIFDQDHGALYKKWWDLNSKYGMDQEVIDYIIQTSQPSLELFDETFDQEWSLYSYLTLNAIHFFDIRKVVT, encoded by the coding sequence GTGAATGATTTTTCAATTCGTCTTCAGGAAATTAACTCCCTAAGCCCAAGGATGAATCAGGGGCTTCAACTGATTATGGTCATAAGTGGGCAAGTGACGGTTGAGACGAATAGCCGTTATTATTCCCTGCAAGAGAAAGATCTGTTAGTGATTAACCGTAATCAGCTTTATCAAGTTATGGGGAACAACGATAATAGAGTACTGATTGTCAGCATAACAGATCAATATATGAATCAGTATTATTCTGCCTATTTGAACAGCCGATTTGAATGCTTTTCAAAGGAATTGGATATGGGGCGTGAAAAGCTGGTAAACAAAATTCGAAAATTACTCGCTGAGACCTTGATTGCCTATTATCGAAAAGATGAAGGCTACCAAATCGCGATTCAGTCTTATATCAGTAATATTTTGCTTATTTTAATCAGACGGTTTAAGCAAAAAGCCGGCAGTTTGGAAAAAGTCAGTATGAATGATCAGCGGCTGCAGCAAATTATTCACTTTATGGAGGAAAATTATCATCAGCCGATAACCCTTAGAAGTACGGCAGAAAAATTTTATTTATCTCCAGGTTATTTATCCCGTTATTTCAAACAAATGATGAATACCGGATTTCAGCGGTTTCTGATGGAGATTCGATTGGAGCATGCAGTCAAGGATTTGCTTTATACATCCAAACCAATTGGTAAAATTGCTATGAATAATGGCTTTCCGAATGCAAAATCTTTCACAAAAGAATTTAAAGAGGAATATAAGGAAACACCGAAAGCCTATCGGGAAAAATATCAAAAAGATCAAGTGGATTCCGTAAAAGTATATCATCCAGCAGATGAACCAAAAACGTTACACTCACGGGATATTATAAGAAAGTTGCAGACTTTTCTTAGTGATGAATCCTCAGAATCGTTAAACAGTACACAGTGGCGCTCCGAGGAATTAACCATTAATGCTTCCCAGGTGAGTCCTGCAAAGAAAGTTGTCCGCCCAAAGCATAATCTTTCTGTAGGAGAATTGCGCGAGGTACTGAAGGAAGGCGTAAGGTCACAGTTGTTAATGGTAAAAGAAGACTTAGGTCTCCATTATGTCGGGGTGCGCCGGTTAATCCATGGATCTACCATTATACCACCAGTAGAAACGGACGAAATCATTGCAACAACCTCCCCTTACTACAATGCTGATTTTGCACTTAACTTTTTACAGACGCATGGACTTTCTCTGTTTGTACGAGTGGATTATCAGGAAATTACGGAGGATGAAGAGAATTATTTTAAGGAATTGGATCTGTTTCTGAAGCACTGTCTTAATGTATATGGCAGAACATTTATGGAATCCTGGTATTTTATGTTTTACGAATCGTATGTGACGGCTGTTAGTCATCATGAGATGAAACGGATATATCAAAGACTGTACGATACGTTAAAGAATCGTATTCCGTCTGTTCATGTGGGAATATTTTTACCTTTTTCGTTTAAAAAGGAGTGGACAAGTAACCATCACAGCTGGGTTCTGGAATGTGATGTACCTGTTGATTTCTTTGGATATGAAGCCAACCAGAATGAGGTCGTTGATTTTGAGGAACTCAGTGATGAACAATTTGCTTTAGCGGAAGATTTTATTAAAGAAAAAACAGAAAGGGTTAAAGCATACTTGAGGAAGTATCGTAAGGAGAAACCGCTTCATCTTGTCAGCTGGAACACCCTTTCTGGCAACACCAGGTTCACAAATGGTACCTTCTTTAGGGGAGCACTGGTGTTTAAGAACGCATTGGATATCGGGAATAAGGTGGAAACGCTCGGTTTTTGGATTAATACGGAGCAGCATGAAAAAATGGGGAAGAACAGGGGAATCCGGTTGGAGGGGATGGAGCTCTATCATTATTTCAGCGGAAAAAGACCAGCCTATTTTGCACTGCAATTTTTAAAGCATCTGAAGGGGAATATCATTGCAGTCGGAGAAGACTATGTTATGACGAAAAATGAATGGGGCTATCAGCTTGTCCTCATGAATTGTAACCATGTCAATCCTTATTATTCAACGGAAGAAAATATACTGAAGCAGTTAAACAAGGAGCTTCATGTCACCATATCCAATCTTGAACCCGGGCAATACCAGATTCGCAAACGTATTTTTGATCAGGATCATGGTGCATTGTACAAAAAGTGGTGGGATTTAAACAGTAAGTATGGAATGGATCAAGAGGTCATTGACTACATTATTCAGACCAGCCAGCCGTCTTTAGAGTTATTCGATGAGACATTTGATCAGGAATGGTCTTTATATTCCTATTTAACACTTAATGCCATCCATTTCTTTGATATTCGAAAGGTGGTCACCTAA
- a CDS encoding sigma-70 family RNA polymerase sigma factor gives MSLHKDFHDHDREITSENKEDVMELIFNHYGENIKALIYTYVKNDAQTDDIFQEFLISVYKNLDGFQHNSKLKTWLYRIAINKSKDYLRSPIHRFFTSYDDQMAPEKIFDTPEEQLIKREVETNVVKAILSLPVKYREIFVLRFYHSYQLKEISEFLDINESTVKTRFMRGKKKLKSKLGGDFLES, from the coding sequence ATGAGTTTGCACAAAGATTTTCATGACCATGACAGAGAAATTACATCTGAAAACAAAGAAGATGTTATGGAACTTATTTTTAATCATTATGGTGAAAATATTAAAGCTCTCATTTATACATATGTTAAAAATGATGCACAAACCGATGATATTTTTCAGGAATTCCTCATTAGTGTTTATAAAAATTTAGATGGCTTCCAGCATAATTCGAAACTGAAAACCTGGTTATATCGAATTGCTATCAACAAATCCAAGGATTATTTACGTTCCCCGATTCATAGATTTTTCACATCCTATGATGATCAAATGGCTCCAGAAAAAATATTTGATACACCGGAAGAGCAGTTGATAAAAAGGGAAGTTGAAACAAATGTAGTTAAGGCGATTCTATCGTTACCGGTCAAATACAGAGAGATTTTTGTTTTACGTTTTTACCACTCTTACCAATTAAAAGAGATCAGTGAGTTTCTGGATATTAATGAATCGACGGTAAAAACCCGATTCATGAGAGGAAAAAAGAAGCTTAAATCCAAGCTTGGAGGTGATTTCCTTGAATCATAA
- a CDS encoding amidohydrolase has protein sequence MKDQLMKMLEEREDEMIEIRRYLHEHPELSFEEEKTAEYIANFYKGKDVDIETNVGNGHGIIVTIKGNQPGKTIGLRADFDALPIKEETDVPFKSKNDGVMHACGHDGHTAYLLILADCLIQLKDQIKGTIKIIHQHAEEQPPGGAKSIVDSGKLDDLDSIFGIHLLPMAEAGTVGYHSGYSFNGRTYFKLKIQASGGHGSSPHKANDAIVAGSHFVTAAQTIVSRRVDPLAAGVVTIGSFDGKGSFNVIKDSVELEGDIRYSNDETQEVINKEFHRIVNGLEELFGVTCELTYTPDYPPLYNDPELTQFVADTLEAADDQKIKEVKEFPKMSPSDDFAYYLEKIPGSYFYIGCTPKGVKNPYFNHHPKFDIDEDALIVAAKSVGRVACSYLDVE, from the coding sequence ATGAAGGATCAGTTAATGAAAATGCTGGAGGAACGGGAAGATGAGATGATTGAAATCCGCCGTTATTTACACGAGCATCCCGAGCTATCCTTTGAAGAAGAGAAGACAGCAGAATACATTGCCAATTTTTATAAAGGTAAGGATGTAGACATCGAAACAAACGTGGGGAATGGTCATGGCATCATTGTAACGATTAAAGGTAATCAGCCAGGAAAAACTATTGGTCTTCGTGCTGATTTTGATGCACTGCCGATTAAAGAGGAGACAGATGTTCCGTTCAAATCAAAAAACGATGGTGTTATGCATGCATGTGGCCATGACGGTCACACGGCCTATTTGTTAATTCTCGCTGATTGTCTTATCCAATTAAAGGATCAAATCAAAGGTACGATCAAGATTATCCATCAGCATGCGGAGGAACAGCCTCCAGGCGGGGCAAAAAGCATAGTGGATTCAGGCAAGCTGGACGACCTGGACTCCATCTTTGGTATTCATCTTTTACCAATGGCCGAAGCAGGCACAGTAGGCTACCATAGTGGCTATTCCTTTAATGGACGTACTTATTTTAAATTGAAGATTCAGGCAAGTGGAGGGCATGGATCCTCCCCTCATAAAGCGAATGATGCCATTGTCGCAGGTTCTCATTTTGTTACCGCCGCACAAACGATTGTCAGTCGCAGGGTAGACCCGCTTGCTGCTGGGGTCGTAACCATCGGCTCATTTGACGGGAAGGGCAGCTTTAACGTGATCAAAGACAGCGTAGAACTTGAAGGCGATATCCGTTATTCCAATGATGAAACTCAGGAAGTGATTAATAAAGAATTTCACCGGATTGTAAACGGGCTGGAAGAACTATTTGGTGTTACATGTGAGCTTACGTATACACCGGATTATCCACCACTATACAACGATCCGGAATTAACCCAATTTGTAGCTGATACTTTGGAAGCAGCTGATGATCAAAAGATTAAAGAAGTAAAGGAATTTCCAAAAATGTCACCATCCGATGACTTTGCCTATTATCTTGAAAAAATTCCTGGCTCTTACTTCTATATTGGCTGCACGCCTAAAGGGGTTAAGAATCCTTACTTTAACCACCACCCTAAATTTGATATTGACGAGGACGCATTAATCGTTGCAGCAAAATCGGTTGGGCGTGTGGCATGCAGTTATTTGGATGTTGAGTAA
- a CDS encoding MFS transporter has product MDSENYKGTNKLITGIVFGVITFWLFAQAMVNIVPTVQKDLGVDLGVLNISISLTSLFSGLFIVVAGGLADRIGRKKMTYTGLILSVIGSLFLVLAQGAPLLIIGRVLQGLSAAAIMPATIALMKAYFEGPERQRALSYWSIGSWGGSGLTSFFGGTIATYMGWKWIFILSIVFALLAMWLIREVPESKAKTTGKFTFDFGGLGIFIVTMVAINVLITQGSNFGWTSPISLTLALVSILGVIVFVKYEGKRHSALIDFKLFKNKQYTGATISNFLLNAVAGTLIVANTYVQVGRGFSSFQSGMLSIGYLVAVLGMIRVGEKLMQKTGEKKPMVWGSGITLIGVAMMGLTFIPGVLYTVIVFVGFILFGLGLGMYATPSTDTAVTAAPDDKVGEASGIYKMASSLGNAFGIAISATVYSTITAISTVDVAATAGIVTNVIFAAISLISVIVLIPGKDKNKAEQLKEQTA; this is encoded by the coding sequence ATGGATTCCGAAAATTATAAAGGTACAAATAAGTTAATTACAGGTATTGTATTTGGTGTTATAACATTCTGGTTATTTGCTCAGGCTATGGTAAACATTGTACCGACAGTTCAGAAGGATTTAGGTGTTGATTTAGGAGTACTGAACATATCGATTAGCTTAACCTCACTATTTTCTGGTCTGTTTATTGTTGTTGCCGGTGGATTAGCAGATAGAATAGGCAGAAAGAAAATGACCTATACTGGTTTAATATTAAGTGTGATTGGCTCACTATTTCTGGTATTAGCACAGGGAGCACCGCTGCTTATTATTGGAAGGGTTCTTCAAGGCCTATCTGCTGCTGCCATTATGCCAGCCACCATTGCTTTAATGAAAGCATATTTTGAAGGTCCAGAAAGGCAAAGAGCCCTTAGTTATTGGTCCATAGGTTCATGGGGAGGATCAGGACTTACCTCATTTTTCGGTGGTACGATAGCGACGTATATGGGCTGGAAATGGATTTTTATTTTATCCATTGTCTTCGCATTACTTGCCATGTGGCTGATTAGGGAAGTCCCTGAGAGCAAGGCTAAGACTACTGGGAAGTTTACCTTTGATTTTGGCGGACTTGGCATTTTCATCGTAACGATGGTGGCGATTAACGTATTGATTACACAGGGATCTAATTTTGGCTGGACGAGTCCTATATCCTTAACATTGGCCCTGGTATCGATTCTTGGAGTTATTGTGTTTGTCAAATATGAAGGAAAACGACACAGCGCGCTTATTGATTTCAAACTGTTTAAAAATAAACAATATACAGGTGCAACGATTTCAAACTTCCTGTTGAACGCTGTTGCAGGTACATTAATCGTAGCGAATACGTATGTACAGGTCGGTCGTGGGTTCAGCTCATTTCAATCAGGTATGCTTTCTATCGGTTATTTAGTAGCTGTCCTGGGAATGATTCGTGTCGGAGAAAAATTAATGCAAAAAACTGGTGAGAAAAAGCCAATGGTGTGGGGTTCCGGTATTACGTTAATCGGTGTGGCCATGATGGGCTTGACCTTTATTCCAGGTGTACTTTACACAGTCATTGTTTTTGTCGGATTTATTTTATTCGGGCTTGGTCTTGGAATGTATGCCACGCCATCTACCGATACGGCGGTTACAGCAGCCCCTGATGATAAAGTGGGAGAAGCATCCGGTATCTATAAAATGGCCAGTTCATTAGGGAACGCATTCGGTATTGCTATTTCAGCAACCGTATATAGTACGATAACGGCAATAAGTACTGTAGATGTTGCTGCTACAGCGGGAATTGTTACGAATGTTATCTTTGCTGCCATTTCATTAATCTCTGTCATTGTCCTAATTCCAGGCAAAGACAAAAACAAAGCTGAACAACTAAAAGAACAAACAGCCTAA
- a CDS encoding ABC transporter permease encodes MQTKLLHFHRKNILTFLMLMVFIGSLFSVDWGKNIFHSGGLSTFAQMLQGLLQPDLSPEILQLALISTWRTLAYAVAGMTLALILGVILGVLASGILTSKKGIGRFLSKSIFRGLLGFMRAIHELVWAWLFVAASGLTPFAAIFAIAIPYGGILGRIFADMLNEVSSQPLNALRSSGATRMQQLIYGYIPFAAPDLMSYVFYRFECAIRSSAIMSFVGLGGLGFQIQLSLQDLKYDEVWTFLFFLIGIVVIVDVWSQMIRKRLVA; translated from the coding sequence ATGCAGACCAAACTCCTCCACTTTCATAGAAAAAATATATTAACCTTCTTGATGCTCATGGTTTTTATCGGGAGCCTGTTTTCCGTTGACTGGGGCAAAAACATTTTTCATTCCGGAGGGCTTTCAACATTCGCACAAATGCTTCAGGGACTTTTACAGCCTGATTTATCTCCGGAAATTTTGCAGCTCGCTCTCATTTCAACCTGGCGCACACTGGCATATGCAGTGGCGGGGATGACATTAGCCCTTATTCTAGGCGTTATTTTGGGAGTTCTGGCATCTGGTATTCTGACCTCGAAAAAAGGAATCGGCCGCTTTTTATCCAAAAGTATTTTTCGTGGTTTACTTGGCTTTATGCGCGCCATTCATGAACTCGTCTGGGCCTGGCTTTTTGTTGCAGCATCAGGGTTAACTCCTTTTGCAGCCATTTTTGCCATCGCCATTCCCTATGGAGGAATATTAGGGCGAATTTTTGCGGATATGTTAAATGAAGTTTCCAGCCAGCCATTGAATGCGTTACGGTCAAGTGGTGCGACGAGAATGCAGCAACTCATCTATGGATATATTCCTTTTGCAGCCCCTGATTTGATGAGCTATGTTTTTTACAGATTTGAATGTGCTATCCGCTCCTCTGCCATCATGAGCTTTGTGGGTCTTGGCGGACTTGGATTTCAAATTCAGCTGTCTTTGCAGGATTTAAAATATGATGAAGTCTGGACGTTTCTGTTCTTTCTAATTGGAATTGTGGTCATTGTTGACGTTTGGAGCCAGATGATACGAAAGAGGCTGGTCGCATGA
- a CDS encoding selenium metabolism-associated LysR family transcriptional regulator yields MGKSQVNLNQLKAFVKVVQVKSYQEAAETLGVSQPAITQRIKVLEDYFQTKLLTRSHEGFSLTPQGETFYQISQEILEKWSRLEYYYLGNEPTGNLVIGASTIPSEYLLPSLLKQFRIKFPAVRFRMQVSGSAEIEKLLKNRSVDLIVTGQPEHEEDIDSIPVFDDELKVITQPGEEVSKLEINDLFRFDWILREAHSNTRQAFEKALLKQNHTIEELHVVGEMGSTEAVIAAVEAGLGISVVSSLAANRAQKYGRVRAISIKDLDISRKFYVSYLKENQNALTIAAFLDFITQYDLIAGTERTLQSE; encoded by the coding sequence ATGGGGAAGAGTCAGGTGAATCTTAATCAACTTAAAGCGTTTGTGAAAGTGGTTCAGGTTAAAAGTTATCAGGAAGCAGCAGAGACCCTGGGAGTATCTCAGCCGGCCATTACCCAGAGAATCAAGGTGTTGGAGGATTATTTTCAAACAAAGTTGTTAACAAGGAGTCATGAAGGCTTTTCACTGACGCCACAAGGAGAGACGTTCTATCAGATAAGTCAGGAAATTCTTGAGAAGTGGAGTCGGCTTGAGTACTACTATCTGGGCAATGAGCCGACAGGGAATTTAGTGATTGGTGCAAGCACAATCCCCTCTGAATACCTGCTCCCGTCACTATTAAAGCAGTTTCGGATCAAATTCCCTGCTGTTCGTTTTCGTATGCAAGTGTCCGGGTCTGCTGAGATTGAGAAACTGCTTAAGAACCGAAGTGTGGATCTTATTGTGACAGGACAACCTGAACATGAGGAAGATATTGATTCTATACCTGTTTTTGATGATGAATTAAAAGTCATTACGCAGCCAGGTGAAGAAGTAAGTAAACTGGAAATAAATGATTTATTTCGTTTTGACTGGATTCTTCGTGAAGCCCATTCGAATACAAGACAGGCTTTTGAAAAAGCACTGTTGAAGCAAAACCATACCATTGAGGAACTCCATGTTGTTGGGGAGATGGGAAGTACCGAAGCGGTGATTGCGGCTGTGGAAGCAGGACTTGGGATATCAGTCGTCTCTTCACTGGCGGCCAATCGAGCACAAAAATACGGTAGAGTAAGGGCCATTTCAATTAAAGACCTTGATATTTCAAGAAAATTTTATGTGTCGTATTTAAAAGAGAATCAAAATGCCTTAACAATTGCCGCTTTTCTGGATTTTATTACGCAATATGATTTGATTGCAGGGACGGAAAGGACGTTACAAAGTGAATGA
- a CDS encoding putative selenate ABC transporter substrate-binding protein, protein MRKVYSLLLIALFAVTLSACGNTQQNETGPSDEAKNDTQTFKIGAIPDQDVSNLNRRFNDFATYLSEQTGLNVEYVPSQDYAALVTAFNRGEIQLGWFGGLTGVQARSQVEGAEAIAQRPSDQEFHSVFIKQAGLDVESLKDLEGKSFTFGSESSTSGHLMPRHFLTEAGINPEEDFAGEPNYSGSHDATYQLVEAGSFETGALNELVWKSAVEEGKVDTDKVDVFYTTPAYYDYNWTINNVNDTFGEGTKQKVQDALLNMGEKQKDILELFHTDQFIKTKNENYKAIEDVAKSLGIIK, encoded by the coding sequence ATGCGTAAAGTTTATTCATTATTATTGATCGCCCTGTTCGCTGTCACATTATCAGCATGCGGGAATACACAGCAAAATGAAACTGGTCCATCAGACGAAGCGAAAAATGATACACAAACATTTAAAATAGGCGCCATACCAGATCAGGATGTTTCGAATTTAAATCGACGCTTTAATGATTTTGCTACCTATTTAAGTGAACAGACGGGACTAAATGTGGAATATGTTCCTTCTCAGGACTATGCGGCACTTGTTACGGCCTTTAACCGTGGAGAAATTCAGCTCGGATGGTTTGGTGGTTTAACAGGGGTGCAGGCCAGAAGTCAGGTGGAAGGTGCTGAGGCCATTGCCCAGAGACCGAGTGATCAAGAGTTTCATTCTGTTTTTATAAAACAAGCAGGGCTGGATGTTGAAAGCCTGAAGGACCTGGAAGGAAAAAGCTTTACATTCGGAAGCGAAAGCTCTACATCCGGTCACTTAATGCCCCGGCACTTTTTAACAGAGGCAGGAATTAACCCTGAAGAAGATTTTGCGGGCGAGCCGAATTATTCCGGTTCACACGATGCCACCTACCAGCTCGTGGAAGCAGGTTCATTTGAAACCGGTGCGTTAAATGAACTCGTTTGGAAGAGTGCGGTTGAGGAAGGAAAAGTTGATACAGATAAAGTCGACGTATTTTATACCACACCCGCTTATTATGACTATAACTGGACGATTAACAACGTCAATGACACCTTTGGAGAGGGTACAAAGCAGAAAGTACAAGACGCTCTGCTGAATATGGGGGAGAAACAAAAGGATATTCTGGAGCTTTTCCATACTGATCAATTTATTAAAACAAAAAACGAAAACTATAAAGCCATTGAAGACGTTGCTAAAAGTCTCGGGATTATTAAATAG
- a CDS encoding MFS transporter: protein MEMSDEPKNQSLKNHEWVMLIILTISSFFVVLDFASIFIPLPSIMEEFHGAINEGAWIIVGFILAFSLFLLISSSLAENYGNRKLFILGIIVFTLSSVASALAPTMGFLICARVVMGIGAALVEYSVYALIKSNISFSKQEFAFTVQGTAFITGALLAPVISGAITTLLSWEFIFWLNVIAGAIVFLLALKWIPSSFGKDEARGIDISGFLLCGASLFILFFTIIEGPRLHWNIGFLLIAVIFSAFLFILFIKVEKRVQNPMIDLTLFKDRLFRIGNILRGTSEFTSMGIYFVISHFLQVQLGYSALFTGVLLMAVIVGGLLAGAVTEPLSKRMNGRWLIVPGYLLVAGGTFWFANVTTDTEWLFFLIPLAVAGAGFTAQEGPTLDARDKNIPSHRKSSAWRLSYSIFLLGIGLGVAVVSSIWQSQFLSGIKQNLSEAELPAHVIGKILPTLVNGGVSGNPAADIAGSSEAREIIQMTFSNAVNASLLSCVVIAVLGAGVALLFSDKKN, encoded by the coding sequence ATGGAAATGTCTGATGAACCAAAAAATCAATCATTAAAGAATCATGAATGGGTCATGCTCATTATCCTGACAATCAGTTCCTTTTTTGTCGTGTTGGATTTTGCCTCCATATTTATTCCTTTACCGTCCATTATGGAGGAGTTCCATGGTGCAATTAATGAGGGAGCCTGGATAATTGTTGGTTTTATCCTGGCATTCTCATTGTTCTTACTGATCAGTTCTTCGCTGGCAGAAAACTATGGCAATCGCAAACTTTTTATATTAGGAATTATAGTATTTACGTTATCTTCCGTAGCAAGCGCACTGGCACCTACTATGGGCTTTCTTATTTGTGCCAGAGTCGTTATGGGTATCGGAGCAGCATTGGTGGAATATTCAGTTTATGCACTGATTAAATCAAACATTTCCTTTAGTAAACAGGAATTTGCTTTCACAGTACAGGGAACAGCCTTTATCACAGGAGCTTTGTTAGCACCTGTCATTAGCGGAGCGATTACAACTTTACTGTCCTGGGAATTCATCTTTTGGCTGAACGTGATTGCAGGTGCCATTGTTTTTCTTTTAGCTTTAAAATGGATTCCTTCTTCATTTGGAAAGGACGAAGCAAGGGGAATAGATATATCTGGTTTCTTATTATGTGGAGCGAGTCTTTTTATTTTGTTCTTTACAATCATTGAAGGACCCCGACTGCATTGGAATATAGGCTTTCTATTAATCGCTGTGATTTTTTCAGCTTTTCTTTTTATTTTGTTTATCAAAGTTGAAAAACGCGTTCAGAATCCTATGATCGATCTAACGCTATTTAAGGACAGACTCTTCCGTATCGGCAATATCCTTCGAGGTACCAGTGAATTCACCAGTATGGGGATATATTTTGTCATTTCTCATTTCCTCCAGGTACAGCTTGGGTATTCGGCATTATTTACAGGGGTCTTATTGATGGCGGTCATCGTGGGTGGGTTGCTTGCAGGGGCCGTCACCGAACCTCTTTCGAAGCGGATGAATGGCCGCTGGTTGATCGTCCCTGGATATTTGTTGGTGGCAGGAGGTACATTTTGGTTTGCGAATGTGACCACTGATACGGAATGGCTGTTTTTCCTGATCCCGCTGGCTGTAGCAGGTGCTGGTTTTACGGCTCAGGAAGGTCCGACATTAGATGCCCGTGACAAAAATATCCCTTCCCATAGAAAAAGTTCTGCGTGGCGACTTTCTTACTCCATCTTTTTACTCGGTATTGGGCTGGGTGTAGCGGTGGTATCATCCATATGGCAAAGCCAATTTTTATCCGGCATTAAACAGAATCTGTCTGAAGCTGAACTCCCTGCACATGTAATCGGAAAAATCCTGCCAACACTTGTGAACGGCGGAGTAAGTGGAAATCCGGCAGCAGATATTGCAGGTTCTAGTGAAGCCAGGGAAATTATACAGATGACCTTTTCCAATGCCGTGAATGCTTCCCTGCTAAGTTGTGTGGTTATAGCCGTTTTAGGTGCTGGAGTAGCCTTGTTGTTCTCAGATAAGAAGAACTAG
- a CDS encoding phosphonate ABC transporter ATP-binding protein — MESTDAFTLENVEKIYGEMKAISPLSLDIKQGEVTAIIGPSGAGKTTLLNMLSTIETPDHGTIRIAEKRTSEYRNPKVLAKKVGIIRQQFDLVGSLPVIHNVLVGRFTDWGFWKSFWSFFFPQEKDIALQALQRVGLAAKMYDRTSKLSGGEQQRVALARLLVQHPEIILADEPVSSLDPARAEDIIRILAQFVKEKNQTLVASLHSVELARNYFDRIIALREGKVYFDQRAADVSDADLTNLYQLTELNEHADQTPPLS, encoded by the coding sequence ATGGAATCGACTGATGCTTTTACATTGGAAAACGTAGAAAAGATTTACGGGGAGATGAAAGCCATATCTCCTCTTTCTTTAGATATTAAACAAGGAGAAGTAACTGCGATTATTGGCCCAAGCGGTGCTGGAAAAACGACACTGCTCAATATGCTGTCCACCATCGAAACACCTGACCATGGAACGATCAGAATCGCTGAAAAACGAACGAGTGAATACCGGAATCCCAAAGTGCTGGCCAAAAAGGTGGGAATCATCCGTCAGCAGTTCGATTTAGTAGGTTCCCTTCCTGTCATACACAATGTTCTTGTGGGTCGATTCACGGACTGGGGATTTTGGAAGTCATTTTGGTCATTTTTCTTTCCACAGGAGAAAGATATCGCCTTACAAGCACTGCAACGAGTAGGATTAGCTGCTAAAATGTATGATCGAACCTCGAAATTATCCGGGGGTGAACAGCAGAGGGTTGCCTTAGCCCGTCTGCTCGTTCAACATCCTGAAATCATTCTGGCTGATGAACCTGTTTCATCCTTGGACCCTGCGCGAGCAGAAGATATTATCAGGATTTTAGCCCAATTTGTAAAAGAAAAAAATCAGACCCTTGTAGCAAGCCTTCACTCTGTTGAATTGGCGAGAAACTATTTTGACCGGATTATCGCACTTAGAGAAGGGAAAGTCTATTTTGATCAGCGGGCAGCGGATGTGTCAGATGCAGACCTTACGAATCTTTACCAATTAACGGAGCTGAACGAACATGCAGACCAAACTCCTCCACTTTCATAG